The following proteins are encoded in a genomic region of Pelodictyon phaeoclathratiforme BU-1:
- the hisN gene encoding histidinol-phosphatase has protein sequence MTPLTSDLQLAVEMAEQAGQLTLSYFSRKSLQVFTKRDASPVTEADRKAEELIRSAIASRNPEDGVLGEEFEERPSGNNRRWIIDPIDGTKAFIHGVPLYGVMIALEIDGTVNLGVVHFPALGELYYAEKGGGAFLNGSPIAVSSISDLKDATVLYTEKEYLLDTLSQHPVDQLRHKAGLVRGWGDCYGHMLVASGRAEVSVDKVMSPWDCAALIPIVTEAGGCCFDYRGKTTISGEGLVSANKAIGRALLAEIEG, from the coding sequence ATGACACCATTGACTTCTGATCTTCAGCTTGCTGTGGAAATGGCTGAACAGGCCGGGCAGTTAACCCTCAGTTACTTTTCCCGTAAATCGTTACAGGTTTTCACAAAAAGAGATGCAAGCCCGGTCACCGAGGCTGATCGTAAAGCTGAAGAGCTTATCCGTTCAGCAATTGCTTCCCGCAATCCCGAAGATGGAGTGCTCGGCGAAGAATTTGAAGAGCGCCCTTCCGGCAATAATCGTCGCTGGATCATTGATCCCATTGATGGTACCAAGGCCTTCATTCATGGAGTGCCTCTCTATGGTGTGATGATTGCGCTTGAGATCGATGGAACGGTGAACCTTGGAGTTGTCCATTTCCCTGCACTCGGTGAACTCTATTATGCCGAAAAGGGAGGCGGAGCATTTCTCAACGGATCACCGATAGCAGTCTCTTCCATTTCCGACCTTAAAGATGCAACGGTTCTGTATACGGAAAAAGAGTATCTGCTCGATACACTCTCTCAGCACCCGGTTGATCAGCTTCGCCATAAAGCTGGACTGGTGCGCGGATGGGGTGACTGTTACGGCCACATGCTCGTTGCCTCCGGCAGGGCGGAAGTGTCGGTCGATAAAGTCATGAGCCCCTGGGATTGTGCGGCACTGATTCCCATTGTGACTGAAGCTGGAGGGTGTTGTTTCGATTACCGGGGGAAAACGACAATATCAGGCGAAGGGCTGGTCAGCGCAAACAAGGCCATTGGAAGAGCTTTGCTGGCGGAAATAGAGGGGTGA
- a CDS encoding uroporphyrinogen-III synthase, with the protein MKTVLVTRPKDQAASFVKKLEEYGLNSIVFPTIEIRPVSGWKVPDLALFDGVFFTSPNSVGLFMDRLLKESPDELKNLQKLKVWAVGKTTSSDLAAHGVTTEPIPKIADAVTLMEEIGSEAIAGHTFLFLRGTLSLGVIPEVIEKRGGHCVELTVYANLTPSLEESAKIKSLLEQGELSCLSFTSPSTAINFFEAMGTTALPSGVQIAAIGTTTANALKKLGVHVDIIPESFDAPSFAKAIAEKLTD; encoded by the coding sequence ATGAAAACTGTTCTTGTTACCCGTCCAAAAGATCAGGCTGCATCATTTGTAAAGAAACTGGAAGAGTACGGTCTGAACTCGATTGTTTTTCCGACAATCGAGATCAGGCCGGTCTCCGGCTGGAAGGTTCCTGACCTTGCCCTGTTTGACGGAGTTTTTTTTACCAGCCCCAACAGTGTCGGCTTATTTATGGATCGGCTGCTCAAAGAGAGCCCTGATGAGCTGAAAAACCTCCAGAAGCTCAAGGTTTGGGCTGTCGGAAAAACAACCTCCTCCGACCTTGCGGCACACGGTGTAACAACCGAACCAATACCGAAAATTGCCGATGCCGTCACGCTCATGGAAGAGATCGGAAGTGAGGCAATAGCAGGCCACACCTTTCTTTTTCTAAGAGGAACTCTCTCTCTTGGTGTTATTCCCGAAGTGATTGAAAAACGGGGAGGGCATTGCGTTGAGTTGACCGTTTATGCCAACCTGACACCTTCACTTGAAGAGAGCGCAAAAATAAAATCGCTGCTTGAGCAGGGCGAACTCTCCTGCCTCTCCTTTACCAGCCCCTCAACCGCCATCAATTTTTTTGAGGCTATGGGGACAACCGCACTTCCCTCCGGAGTGCAGATTGCCGCCATAGGAACCACAACCGCCAATGCGCTCAAAAAACTTGGCGTTCATGTCGACATTATCCCCGAATCATTCGACGCGCCAAGCTTTGCAAAAGCAATAGCGGAAAAGCTGACTGATTGA
- a CDS encoding acyl-CoA carboxylase subunit beta: MKRLIAEREKARLGGGQKRIDAQHKKGKFTARERLNLLLDEGSFEEYDMFVSHRTTDFGLDKEKFLSDGVITGHGTIDGRLVYIFSQDFTVLGGSLSETNALKICKVMDQAMKMGAPFIGINDSGGARIQEGVRSLAGYASIFQRNTMASGVIPQISAIFGPCAGGAVYSPALTDFVVMVEKTSHMFVTGPKVVKTVTGESITDEDLGGASVHATKSGVTHFVGADETEGILLIKKLLSYLPQNNLEEPPLAICDDPVDRLDDKLNSIIPEKPSIPYDIKDVIHSIADNGEFLEVQRQYARNIVVGFVTFNGISTGIVANQPNYLAGCLDINASCKAARFVRFCDAFNIPIVTLVDVPGFLPGSAQEFDGIITNGAKLIFAYAEATVPKITIILRKAYGGAYIVMSSKHLRGDVNYAWPTAEIAVMGPIGAIEVLFNRDLNAIEDLEERARFVAENAAEYREKFSNPYEAAKFGYIDDIIEPRNTRFRIIRSLQSLLTKKDNNPPKKHSTLPL, encoded by the coding sequence ATGAAACGCTTGATTGCCGAACGCGAAAAAGCCCGCCTTGGCGGTGGACAAAAACGCATAGACGCACAGCATAAAAAAGGGAAATTTACCGCTCGGGAACGCCTTAATCTGCTGCTTGACGAAGGAAGCTTCGAAGAGTATGATATGTTCGTATCGCACCGTACCACTGATTTTGGACTTGACAAGGAAAAATTTCTTTCCGATGGAGTAATTACCGGTCACGGTACCATTGATGGTCGTCTTGTCTATATTTTTTCTCAGGATTTTACGGTTCTTGGCGGATCACTTTCAGAAACCAACGCACTGAAAATCTGCAAGGTGATGGATCAGGCCATGAAAATGGGCGCTCCTTTTATCGGAATTAATGACAGCGGCGGAGCAAGAATACAGGAAGGGGTAAGAAGTCTGGCCGGATACGCAAGTATTTTCCAGAGAAACACTATGGCATCGGGAGTCATACCCCAGATATCGGCAATTTTCGGGCCCTGTGCAGGTGGCGCGGTCTACTCTCCAGCGCTGACTGATTTCGTCGTCATGGTCGAAAAAACCAGTCATATGTTTGTCACTGGTCCAAAAGTTGTGAAGACGGTTACCGGAGAGAGCATTACCGACGAGGATCTTGGAGGCGCTTCGGTTCATGCCACAAAATCAGGAGTAACCCATTTTGTCGGTGCGGATGAAACCGAAGGAATCCTGCTGATTAAAAAGCTGCTCAGCTACCTGCCGCAGAATAATCTTGAAGAGCCACCCCTTGCAATCTGTGATGATCCGGTCGATCGCCTTGACGATAAACTGAACTCCATAATACCCGAGAAGCCATCAATCCCTTACGACATCAAGGATGTGATCCATTCTATTGCCGATAACGGAGAGTTCCTCGAAGTACAGCGGCAATATGCAAGAAACATTGTTGTCGGCTTTGTCACCTTCAATGGTATCTCCACCGGTATCGTCGCCAACCAGCCCAACTATCTTGCCGGTTGTCTTGACATCAACGCATCCTGCAAGGCGGCAAGATTTGTCCGATTCTGTGACGCCTTCAACATTCCCATCGTCACCCTTGTCGATGTTCCCGGTTTCCTTCCCGGCAGTGCACAGGAGTTTGACGGCATTATCACCAACGGAGCAAAACTGATTTTTGCCTATGCAGAGGCCACCGTGCCAAAAATAACCATCATCCTGCGCAAAGCATATGGTGGAGCATACATTGTCATGAGTTCCAAGCATCTTCGCGGTGACGTCAACTATGCATGGCCGACAGCCGAGATTGCGGTTATGGGACCAATAGGGGCCATTGAGGTACTTTTCAACAGGGATCTGAATGCCATCGAAGATCTGGAAGAGCGTGCCCGGTTCGTTGCTGAAAACGCTGCGGAGTATCGTGAAAAATTCTCCAATCCCTACGAAGCGGCAAAATTCGGATATATCGACGATATCATCGAACCGCGCAATACCCGTTTCAGGATCATTCGCTCCCTTCAGTCGCTCCTGACCAAAAAGGACAACAATCCTCCAAAAAAGCACTCTACCCTACCATTGTAA
- the hemC gene encoding hydroxymethylbilane synthase, with translation MKKQLIIGTRSSPLALWQAEFTKAELSRHFPELDITLKLVKTTGDVLLDSPLSKIGDMGLFTKDIEKHLITKEIDLAVHSLKDVPTATPDGLIITSFTEREDTRDVIISKNGVKLKDLPQNAKMATSSLRRMSQLLSLRPDLDIRDIRGNLNTRFQKFDNGEFDAMMLAYAGVFRLNFSDRISEILPHEVMLPAVGQGALGIETRVDDEQTREIVRILNHSTTEYCCRAERALLRHLQGGCQIPIGAYASFKNGTLTLLAYVGSVDGKIGLHNNITKTGLTSPEQAEAAGIELAEELLKQGADAILSQIRKTR, from the coding sequence TTGAAAAAACAGCTTATCATCGGTACCAGATCCAGCCCGCTCGCTTTGTGGCAGGCAGAATTTACCAAGGCGGAACTGTCCAGGCATTTTCCTGAGCTTGATATCACTCTCAAACTGGTTAAAACAACCGGTGATGTCCTTCTCGACTCCCCGCTCTCCAAAATCGGAGATATGGGACTTTTCACCAAGGACATTGAGAAACATCTGATTACCAAAGAGATTGACCTGGCTGTTCACAGTCTGAAAGATGTTCCGACGGCTACTCCTGATGGGCTTATTATTACCTCTTTCACCGAGCGAGAGGATACAAGGGATGTCATCATTTCGAAAAATGGTGTCAAACTGAAGGATCTTCCCCAGAATGCAAAAATGGCAACCAGCAGCCTTCGCCGCATGTCGCAGTTGCTCAGCCTTCGTCCTGATCTGGATATCCGCGATATCAGAGGCAATCTCAATACCCGTTTCCAGAAGTTCGACAACGGCGAGTTCGATGCCATGATGCTTGCCTATGCAGGTGTTTTCCGCCTCAATTTCAGTGACCGTATTTCCGAAATCCTTCCGCATGAAGTGATGCTTCCTGCTGTCGGACAGGGCGCTCTCGGCATTGAGACCCGTGTTGATGACGAACAGACAAGGGAGATTGTCAGAATCCTCAACCACTCCACAACGGAATATTGCTGCAGGGCAGAACGCGCACTGCTTCGTCATCTTCAGGGTGGATGCCAGATTCCTATCGGCGCCTATGCTTCGTTTAAAAATGGCACACTGACCTTGCTTGCCTATGTCGGTTCGGTTGATGGAAAAATCGGATTGCATAATAACATCACAAAAACCGGACTTACTTCACCTGAACAGGCTGAAGCGGCTGGTATTGAGCTTGCAGAGGAGTTGCTGAAACAGGGTGCGGACGCAATTCTGTCACAAATCCGTAAAACCCGCTGA
- a CDS encoding glutamate synthase-related protein, with product MAKWQCGLCSYIYDENKEPVAWEALPNEWMCPVCGSPKSSFVLLKEEQPIVPAVESEPVSTNIYACALCSYAYDEAKEGLLWPALPDDWRCPVCGSGKESFSLAASDRPAAAGIVAERGSGEEYLAEWRRQADDFETNMADIHHLAMTGKSVIEPMRSRLPSFSWDEILMKGAQLAKLPLNKTQLVVTQTVIGPAAAFPLVLETPIFVSHMSFGALSREAKLALAKGSAQAKTAMCSGEGGILPESLAASYRYIFEYVPNKYSVTDENLKLVDAVEIKIGQSAKPGMGGHLPGSKVTCEIAAIRGFREGQDIISPSHFPDIRTKEDLRDTVSHLRLKTGGKPIGIKLAAGHIEEDIDIALFAGVDFITIDGRAGGTGASPKVVKNAASVPTIFALARARKILDSRGADSVSLIITGGLRLSSDFAKALAMGADAIAVGTAAMMAAGCQQYRICNTDKCPVGIATQDPVLRARMDVDKSAIRVANFFKAVTEELRDFARLTGNDNVHHLSPTDLCTTNSEISNHTPIEHV from the coding sequence ATGGCAAAATGGCAATGTGGGCTATGCTCCTATATCTACGACGAAAACAAAGAACCTGTCGCATGGGAGGCTCTTCCGAATGAGTGGATGTGCCCTGTTTGCGGTTCGCCAAAATCCTCATTTGTCCTGCTGAAAGAAGAGCAACCCATTGTTCCGGCAGTTGAAAGCGAACCTGTTTCAACAAACATCTATGCATGTGCTCTCTGTTCGTATGCTTATGATGAAGCAAAAGAGGGTCTCCTGTGGCCAGCTCTTCCCGACGACTGGAGATGTCCTGTCTGCGGCTCAGGCAAAGAGAGCTTCAGCCTTGCAGCATCCGACCGACCGGCAGCCGCCGGGATTGTTGCTGAAAGAGGGTCGGGAGAAGAGTACCTGGCGGAATGGCGACGGCAGGCTGACGATTTTGAAACCAACATGGCCGATATCCACCATCTTGCCATGACGGGAAAATCGGTAATCGAACCTATGCGTTCGCGCCTTCCCTCCTTCTCCTGGGACGAAATCCTCATGAAAGGTGCACAGCTTGCAAAACTGCCGCTCAACAAAACACAGCTGGTTGTCACACAAACAGTGATTGGTCCCGCTGCAGCTTTTCCCCTTGTCCTTGAAACACCGATTTTTGTCTCCCATATGTCCTTTGGAGCGTTGTCGAGAGAAGCAAAGCTCGCTCTTGCCAAGGGCAGTGCGCAGGCAAAAACAGCCATGTGTTCAGGTGAAGGGGGTATTCTGCCCGAATCACTTGCAGCCTCCTACCGTTATATTTTTGAATACGTTCCCAACAAATACAGTGTAACCGATGAGAACCTGAAGCTGGTTGATGCCGTGGAAATCAAAATCGGACAATCCGCAAAACCGGGAATGGGCGGTCATCTTCCGGGGAGCAAGGTCACCTGTGAAATCGCTGCCATCCGCGGATTTCGGGAAGGACAGGATATCATCAGCCCGTCTCACTTCCCGGATATTCGCACAAAAGAAGACTTGAGAGATACGGTCAGCCATTTGCGCCTGAAAACCGGGGGAAAACCGATTGGCATCAAGCTTGCGGCTGGCCATATCGAAGAAGATATCGATATCGCTCTCTTTGCGGGGGTTGATTTCATCACTATCGATGGTCGTGCAGGTGGAACCGGCGCTTCTCCCAAGGTTGTCAAAAATGCCGCCTCCGTGCCAACCATCTTCGCGCTGGCAAGAGCAAGAAAAATACTCGATTCGAGAGGGGCTGACAGTGTTTCTCTCATTATTACCGGTGGCTTGCGTCTCTCTTCAGACTTCGCCAAGGCGCTGGCAATGGGGGCCGATGCCATAGCTGTCGGGACTGCGGCCATGATGGCGGCAGGATGTCAGCAGTACCGCATCTGCAATACCGATAAATGTCCCGTCGGCATTGCCACGCAGGATCCGGTACTTCGAGCCCGTATGGATGTCGATAAATCCGCCATCCGTGTCGCAAACTTTTTCAAAGCCGTTACCGAAGAGCTCCGTGACTTTGCCCGTCTGACCGGTAACGATAATGTTCACCACCTCTCGCCAACCGATTTATGTACCACCAATTCCGAAATTTCCAATCATACCCCTATCGAGCACGTCTGA
- the typA gene encoding translational GTPase TypA, with translation MSSTKNIRNIAIIAHVDHGKTTLVDSIFQKTGAFRDNQQVNVRVLDSNPQERERGITIFSKNAAAVYKDHKINIVDTPGHADFGGEVERILQMVDGVLLLVDAFEGPMPQTKFVLRKALELHLKPIVVINKIDRPQSDPVKVHDQVLDLFIALGAEEHQLDFPYIFTSAKHGVAKYSMDDEDGDMSLLLDMIIKEIPAPVAHDDGGFQMLVTTLDYSDYIGKIAIGRIHRGKVSPGSQLAVVGPDGVMGRGTVTKVFQFDKVQKVEAKEATSGDIIAIAGIPDATVGMTLASIEDPVSLASFDISKPTLSMLFSVNDSPFAGLEGKEVTSRKIRERLMKEKMTNVALNVEETESPDTFRVSGRGELHLSVLIETMRREGYEVAIARPEVIMHRDEDGTLLEPIEHVTIDIPEEYTGVIIEKMGRRKAEMTFMGTLRGGMVRVEFEIPTRGLIGYNLEFTTDTKGEGIMSHVFLDYQPFKGKLPSRETGALVVSEAGICVAYALSALEDRGTFFVSPNTKVYAGMIVGESTRGLDITLNVCKTKKLSNMRSSGTDESLRLTPPKILSLEQALEFINDDELLEVTPQSIRLRKKILDVNLRAKATKKANA, from the coding sequence ATGAGCTCGACAAAAAATATAAGAAATATTGCCATTATCGCTCACGTTGATCATGGAAAAACAACACTGGTTGATTCGATTTTTCAGAAGACAGGCGCTTTCAGGGATAATCAGCAGGTAAACGTCCGGGTACTTGATTCAAATCCTCAGGAGAGAGAGAGAGGAATTACCATATTTTCAAAAAACGCTGCGGCAGTATACAAAGATCACAAGATCAATATTGTTGATACACCAGGTCATGCTGACTTTGGTGGCGAGGTTGAACGTATTTTACAGATGGTTGACGGCGTACTGCTTCTTGTTGACGCATTCGAAGGCCCGATGCCGCAGACCAAGTTTGTTCTGCGCAAAGCCCTTGAACTGCATCTGAAGCCAATTGTGGTCATCAACAAGATTGATCGGCCCCAGTCGGATCCAGTCAAGGTGCACGATCAGGTTCTTGATCTCTTCATCGCTCTCGGAGCAGAAGAGCATCAGCTTGATTTCCCCTATATCTTTACATCGGCCAAACATGGTGTTGCCAAATACAGCATGGATGACGAAGATGGTGATATGAGCCTTCTGCTCGATATGATCATCAAAGAGATTCCAGCTCCTGTCGCCCATGATGATGGCGGATTCCAGATGCTGGTAACAACCCTTGACTACAGCGATTACATTGGCAAGATAGCCATTGGCCGTATTCATCGCGGAAAGGTAAGCCCGGGAAGTCAGCTTGCCGTGGTTGGTCCTGACGGGGTGATGGGCAGGGGAACCGTAACAAAGGTTTTTCAGTTCGACAAGGTTCAGAAGGTTGAAGCAAAAGAGGCTACCTCCGGTGACATCATTGCCATCGCCGGTATTCCTGATGCTACTGTCGGCATGACCCTTGCTTCCATTGAGGATCCCGTATCGCTGGCTTCATTCGATATCAGCAAACCGACACTCTCCATGCTTTTTTCGGTCAACGACTCTCCCTTTGCAGGACTTGAGGGCAAGGAGGTCACCAGCCGGAAGATCCGTGAGCGCCTCATGAAAGAGAAGATGACCAACGTCGCTCTCAACGTCGAGGAGACAGAGAGCCCCGATACCTTCCGTGTTTCAGGAAGGGGAGAGCTTCACCTTTCCGTGCTGATCGAGACCATGCGGCGCGAAGGCTATGAAGTTGCCATTGCAAGACCCGAGGTTATCATGCACCGTGATGAGGATGGTACCCTGCTTGAGCCTATCGAGCATGTGACCATCGACATTCCTGAAGAGTACACTGGCGTTATCATTGAAAAAATGGGTCGCAGAAAGGCTGAGATGACCTTTATGGGCACGCTTCGCGGCGGAATGGTCCGTGTTGAATTTGAAATTCCTACCAGAGGGCTGATCGGTTACAACCTTGAGTTTACCACCGACACCAAAGGCGAGGGCATCATGTCACACGTCTTCCTCGACTACCAGCCATTCAAAGGCAAATTGCCTTCACGCGAGACCGGTGCACTGGTCGTTTCTGAAGCAGGTATCTGCGTTGCCTATGCTCTCAGCGCCCTTGAAGATCGCGGCACCTTCTTTGTTTCACCAAACACCAAGGTTTATGCAGGCATGATTGTCGGCGAATCGACAAGAGGTCTCGATATTACCCTCAACGTCTGCAAAACAAAAAAGCTGAGCAACATGCGCTCTTCCGGCACCGATGAGTCACTTCGTCTCACCCCTCCAAAAATCCTTTCGCTGGAACAGGCGCTGGAATTTATCAACGACGATGAGCTTCTGGAAGTAACACCCCAGAGCATCAGACTCAGAAAGAAGATTCTGGATGTGAACCTTCGCGCAAAAGCGACCAAAAAGGCCAACGCCTGA
- a CDS encoding rubrerythrin family protein, producing the protein MATNENLQNAFAGESQANRKYLAFAKKAEEEGMPQVAKLFRAAAEAETVHALAHLRVIGGIKSTAENLQEAIEGEEFEFTEMYPNYLAEAQQEGNKPAEFSIKNALAVEEIHHGLYSKALEAVNGGKDLPAAKIYICPVCGNTVENSIPDTCPICNVPGSKFIEIG; encoded by the coding sequence ATGGCAACAAATGAGAATCTGCAGAACGCTTTTGCAGGAGAGAGTCAGGCAAACCGCAAATATCTTGCCTTTGCCAAAAAAGCGGAAGAAGAGGGAATGCCCCAGGTAGCAAAGCTTTTTCGCGCTGCGGCTGAAGCGGAAACCGTTCACGCCCTTGCGCACCTTCGTGTAATAGGGGGAATAAAGAGCACCGCTGAAAATCTTCAGGAGGCCATCGAGGGCGAAGAATTTGAATTCACCGAAATGTACCCCAACTATCTCGCTGAAGCACAGCAGGAAGGCAACAAACCGGCCGAATTTTCCATCAAGAATGCATTGGCTGTAGAAGAGATTCATCACGGGCTCTACTCAAAAGCACTTGAAGCCGTAAACGGCGGCAAAGACCTGCCCGCAGCAAAGATCTACATCTGTCCGGTTTGCGGCAACACCGTCGAGAACAGCATCCCGGACACCTGCCCCATCTGCAACGTCCCGGGCAGCAAGTTCATTGAAATCGGCTGA
- a CDS encoding cytochrome C assembly family protein, with translation MNNILFDNLPLLVLNQLVSLFYLVTTFLYGAHFFKDIQFGKKYIQPILVLTVLTHVVYLGLLTSLEGYKINYSTVNLMTMVGLTLTITYLFIEFTTKSDKTGFFVISFAAGAQLISSILTAQISNTGITFSGIGIGVHLIAAIFGFSAIAIAGLYSILYLLLFRQIEQNRFELLFQRLPNLEVLEKLTMHAVAFGFIFLSITIFAGAIEQNASGEAINLLEPKLVTLIVIWLLYGTGIFIKPIIGWDIKHMAYLFIFLFVFITILIVLMTFFSPTFHGLSF, from the coding sequence ATGAATAATATATTATTTGATAATCTGCCGCTGCTTGTCCTTAATCAGCTTGTATCACTCTTCTATCTGGTGACAACTTTTCTCTATGGTGCCCATTTTTTCAAGGACATCCAGTTTGGGAAAAAATATATACAACCCATCCTTGTCCTTACTGTTCTGACCCATGTGGTCTACCTGGGGCTTCTTACCTCTCTTGAAGGGTACAAGATCAACTATTCTACAGTGAACCTTATGACCATGGTAGGGCTCACCCTCACGATCACCTATCTGTTTATCGAGTTTACAACCAAAAGTGACAAGACGGGATTTTTTGTCATCTCTTTTGCAGCGGGCGCTCAGCTTATATCCTCAATCCTTACTGCACAGATCTCAAATACGGGGATCACCTTCAGTGGTATCGGCATCGGTGTGCACCTTATTGCTGCTATTTTCGGCTTCAGTGCCATAGCCATTGCCGGCCTTTACAGCATACTCTATCTGCTGCTTTTTCGCCAGATAGAGCAAAACCGCTTTGAATTGCTTTTTCAGCGTCTTCCCAACCTCGAGGTACTTGAGAAACTCACCATGCATGCCGTGGCTTTCGGCTTTATTTTTCTTTCGATTACCATTTTTGCCGGAGCGATTGAGCAAAATGCTTCTGGTGAGGCAATCAATCTGCTGGAACCAAAGCTCGTCACCCTGATCGTCATCTGGTTACTCTACGGCACCGGCATTTTCATCAAGCCGATCATCGGCTGGGATATCAAGCACATGGCTTACCTCTTTATTTTTCTCTTTGTCTTCATCACCATTCTCATCGTGTTGATGACCTTTTTTTCCCCTACGTTCCATGGACTCTCCTTTTAA
- the hemA gene encoding glutamyl-tRNA reductase, translating into MNIISVGVNHKTAPIEIRERISLSEVQNKEFITGLISSGLAHEAMVVSTCNRTELYVVPAIYEVNGEFLKEYLISFKDARKEVRPEHFFSRFYCGTARHIFEVASAIDSLVLGEGQILGQVKNAYRIAAETQCAGILITRLCHTAFSVAKKVKTKTKIMEGAVSVSYAAVELAQKIFSNLSMKKVLLVGAGETGELAAKHMFQKNARNIVITNRTLSKAETLAEELGTNKVLPFETFREHLHEFDIIITAISTKEYVLNEAEMHQSMIKRRLKPVIILDLGLPRNVDPDVSKLQNMFLKDIDALKHIIDKNLEKRSRELPKVNAIIEEELIAFGQWINTLKVRPTIVDLQSKFIEIKEKELERYRYKVSEEELQRMEHLTDRILKKILHHPIKMLKAPIDTTDSIPSRVNLVRNVFDLEEPNQSH; encoded by the coding sequence ATGAACATCATTTCAGTTGGTGTCAATCACAAAACCGCACCTATTGAAATCCGTGAAAGAATCTCCCTTTCTGAAGTTCAAAACAAGGAGTTCATTACCGGCCTTATTTCCAGCGGACTTGCCCACGAAGCCATGGTCGTATCTACCTGTAACCGCACTGAGCTGTACGTTGTGCCCGCGATATACGAGGTGAACGGAGAGTTTCTCAAGGAGTATCTGATCTCCTTCAAGGATGCCCGAAAAGAGGTACGTCCTGAACACTTTTTCAGCCGTTTTTACTGCGGAACAGCTCGTCATATCTTTGAAGTGGCAAGTGCGATTGATTCGCTTGTCCTTGGTGAAGGGCAGATTCTCGGCCAGGTCAAAAATGCCTATCGTATTGCCGCCGAAACACAATGTGCGGGTATTCTCATCACCCGTCTCTGCCATACAGCTTTCAGTGTAGCCAAGAAGGTCAAAACAAAAACCAAAATCATGGAGGGGGCTGTTTCGGTGAGCTATGCTGCCGTTGAACTTGCCCAGAAGATTTTCTCAAATCTCTCCATGAAAAAAGTGCTGCTGGTCGGAGCAGGTGAAACCGGCGAACTGGCTGCAAAGCACATGTTTCAGAAAAATGCCCGGAATATTGTTATTACCAACAGAACGCTCTCCAAGGCTGAAACACTTGCTGAAGAACTCGGCACCAACAAAGTGCTGCCATTTGAAACGTTCAGGGAGCATTTGCACGAATTTGATATCATCATAACGGCCATCAGCACCAAAGAGTATGTCCTCAATGAGGCTGAGATGCACCAGAGCATGATCAAGCGACGACTGAAGCCGGTCATTATTCTTGATCTCGGATTGCCGAGAAACGTTGACCCGGATGTTTCCAAACTGCAGAACATGTTCCTCAAGGACATTGATGCCCTCAAGCATATCATCGACAAGAACCTTGAAAAACGAAGCCGCGAACTTCCAAAGGTCAATGCCATCATAGAAGAGGAGCTTATCGCTTTCGGGCAATGGATCAATACGCTGAAAGTCAGGCCCACAATCGTGGATCTTCAGTCAAAGTTCATTGAAATCAAGGAAAAGGAGCTTGAACGCTATCGCTATAAAGTCAGCGAAGAAGAGCTCCAGAGGATGGAGCACCTTACCGACCGAATCCTGAAGAAAATCCTGCACCACCCCATTAAAATGCTCAAGGCGCCAATTGACACAACGGACTCTATTCCAAGCAGGGTCAATCTTGTGCGAAACGTTTTCGATCTCGAAGAACCAAATCAGTCCCACTAA